The following is a genomic window from Moorella sp. Hama-1.
TGTTTTGCAGATAACCGAGTAGACCTCAAAGCCGTTACTTTGCAAAACGGCTGCAACGCGTTTAGCTTCTTCTCTTACGCCCGTACAAAAAGCCAGTCCTAACTTATGAAAACCTGCCCGCCGGGAAAACTCCATGATTTCTTCCAACCGTGTCCAGACGCCGTAGCCGGCAGCCTCTGTCCGAGCGGCGTTCAAGGCAATATTATTTATCTCCGGCTTTTGGTATTCAGCCCTGGCTTCCTGGTAAATGGATTCGTTGTCCTGCATGGGACAATTAGCCGGTAATCGCTCCAGTTCCCCCGTCCTACAGGCATAAACTCCACATTGATCACAGCGCATTATTTAAAAGCCTCCTTACTATATCGATCAATTTCTGTAACTTCCGCA
Proteins encoded in this region:
- a CDS encoding DUF1847 domain-containing protein, which produces MMRCDQCGVYACRTGELERLPANCPMQDNESIYQEARAEYQKPEINNIALNAARTEAAGYGVWTRLEEIMEFSRRAGFHKLGLAFCTGVREEAKRVAAVLQSNGFEVYSVICKTGSVPKEELGITNEEKVRPGSYEPMCNPIGQAKLLNAAGTDLNVIVCLCVGHDTLFIQYSEAPVTVLAAKDRVLAHNPLGAVYASHYFQKKLSSHRL